A window of the Yersinia rochesterensis genome harbors these coding sequences:
- the hspQ gene encoding heat shock protein HspQ: protein MIASKFGIGQQVRHNLHGYLGVVIDIDPEYSLEPPAPDEVANNDTLRSSPWYHVVIEDDEGQPIHTYLAEAQLTYEDMDAHPEQPSLDELAASIRHQLQAPRLRN, encoded by the coding sequence ATGATCGCCAGCAAATTCGGTATTGGGCAGCAGGTTCGCCACAACCTACATGGCTACTTGGGTGTAGTGATTGATATCGATCCTGAATATTCTCTTGAGCCACCAGCTCCTGATGAAGTTGCAAATAATGATACTTTGCGTTCATCACCTTGGTATCACGTGGTTATTGAGGATGATGAGGGGCAACCGATACATACTTATCTGGCTGAAGCGCAGCTGACTTATGAAGATATGGATGCTCACCCGGAGCAACCTTCATTAGATGAATTGGCCGCTTCTATCCGCCATCAATTACAGGCTCCGCGCCTGCGCAACTAA
- the rlmI gene encoding 23S rRNA (cytosine(1962)-C(5))-methyltransferase RlmI has protein sequence MTMRLFLAKGREKSLLRRHPWIFSGAVQHLEGNAVPGETIDVLDSQGKWLARAAYSPESQIVARVWTFQQDEVIDSEFFVRRLQRAQTWRDWLAQRDGLNGYRLIAGESDGLPGITIDRFQNFLVLQLLSAGAEYQRAALVSALQQCYPECSIYDRSDVSVRKKEGLPLTQGTVCGEMPPALLPITEHGMQLLVDIQQGHKTGFYLDQRDSRLAARHYAEGRRVLNCFSYTGAFAVAALMGNCQQVISVDTSQSVLDIAKQNVELNQLDLSKTEFIRDDVFQLLRNYRAQGEKFDMIIMDPPKFVENKSQLASACRGYKDINMLAIQLLRPGGILLSFSCSGLMPIDLFQKILADAALDAGHDIQFIEQFRQAADHPVIATYPEGLYLKGFACRIM, from the coding sequence ATTACAATGCGCCTATTTCTTGCTAAAGGACGTGAAAAATCCTTACTTCGTCGCCATCCATGGATTTTCTCTGGGGCCGTACAACACCTTGAAGGCAATGCAGTTCCCGGTGAAACCATCGATGTTCTTGATAGTCAGGGTAAATGGCTGGCCCGCGCCGCCTACTCTCCTGAATCACAAATTGTGGCGCGAGTCTGGACGTTCCAACAAGATGAAGTTATCGACAGTGAATTTTTTGTTCGCCGTCTACAACGGGCGCAAACCTGGCGGGATTGGTTGGCGCAACGCGATGGTTTGAATGGCTACCGCCTGATTGCCGGTGAATCCGACGGCCTACCGGGCATCACCATTGACCGCTTCCAAAATTTCCTGGTATTGCAATTGTTGTCGGCAGGGGCTGAATATCAACGCGCAGCGCTGGTCAGCGCATTACAACAGTGCTACCCGGAATGCTCTATTTATGACCGCTCCGATGTTTCGGTGCGTAAAAAAGAAGGTTTGCCGCTGACTCAGGGCACTGTTTGTGGCGAAATGCCCCCGGCACTGTTACCTATCACTGAGCACGGAATGCAATTGCTAGTCGATATTCAGCAAGGCCATAAAACAGGCTTTTATTTAGACCAGCGCGATAGCCGCCTCGCCGCGCGTCATTATGCTGAGGGCCGCCGCGTTCTGAACTGCTTCTCTTATACCGGGGCCTTTGCCGTTGCGGCGTTGATGGGGAATTGCCAGCAAGTTATCAGTGTTGATACCTCGCAATCAGTATTGGATATTGCCAAACAAAACGTCGAGCTGAACCAGTTAGATTTGAGCAAAACCGAGTTTATTCGTGATGATGTGTTCCAATTGCTGCGTAATTACCGCGCACAAGGGGAAAAATTTGACATGATCATCATGGACCCACCGAAATTTGTGGAAAATAAAAGTCAACTGGCCAGCGCTTGCCGTGGTTATAAAGATATTAATATGTTAGCTATACAGCTATTACGCCCCGGCGGCATCTTATTAAGTTTCTCCTGCTCGGGCTTGATGCCAATAGATTTATTCCAGAAAATTTTAGCCGATGCTGCATTAGATGCAGGCCATGATATACAATTTATAGAGCAGTTCCGTCAGGCCGCGGACCACCCTGTTATCGCGACATATCCTGAGGGTTTGTACCTGAAAGGCTTTGCGTGTCGGATAATGTGA
- the yccX gene encoding acylphosphatase has translation MAKVCTAAYVYGVVQGVGFRYSTQRQALALGVTGYARNCDDGSVEVVAYGEQQAVEQLMAWIKQGGPRGARVDRLLTEPHPATPFETFNIRY, from the coding sequence ATGGCAAAAGTATGCACCGCGGCGTATGTCTATGGTGTGGTTCAAGGTGTAGGGTTTCGCTATAGCACGCAACGGCAAGCATTGGCGTTAGGGGTGACCGGTTATGCCCGCAATTGTGACGACGGCAGTGTAGAAGTGGTGGCTTATGGTGAACAACAGGCGGTCGAGCAACTGATGGCGTGGATTAAACAGGGCGGGCCACGGGGGGCGCGAGTTGATCGCCTGCTGACAGAGCCTCATCCTGCCACGCCATTTGAGACATTTAACATTCGCTACTAA
- the tusE gene encoding sulfurtransferase TusE: protein MLEFEGRRIDTDTQGYLKNSADWSEALAPILAEQEGITLTEPHWEVVRFVRAFYQEFNTSPAIRMLVKAMAQKYGEEKGNSRYLYRLFPKGPAKQATKIAGLPKPVKCI, encoded by the coding sequence ATGTTGGAGTTTGAAGGCCGCAGGATTGATACCGACACTCAGGGTTACCTGAAAAATAGCGCAGACTGGAGTGAAGCTCTGGCCCCGATATTAGCTGAACAAGAAGGCATTACCCTCACCGAACCTCATTGGGAAGTGGTGCGTTTTGTGCGCGCTTTTTATCAGGAATTCAATACGTCACCAGCCATCCGAATGTTGGTAAAAGCTATGGCGCAAAAATATGGCGAAGAAAAAGGTAATAGCCGCTATCTCTACCGTTTATTCCCTAAGGGGCCAGCCAAGCAAGCGACAAAAATTGCCGGGCTGCCAAAACCGGTGAAATGTATTTAA